The region CACCCTACAATACATCTGCCGCAATTGATACATTTTGAGCGGTCAACTACTATAAATTCACTGGAATCATCGATTTCGTAATCATCATCATAAAGATCAAAACTCGATTTGGTGATGCCCAGATAATAGGCAGCATCCTGCAATTCACAATTGCCATTCTGTTCACAGGCAAGACAATCATGTCTTCCTGAAGAAAGTGCCAGATCAATCACTAATCTTTGAGCATCCATAACCTGTTCAGAATTAGTGAATACTTTCATACCATCGGTTACGGGCAGATTACAGGAAGTTTTAAGTCCCGGTGTTCCTTCCACTTCAACTACGCAAGCACGACATTTGGCTGCTTTACCTGTTTTCTCATGAAAACACAGGTGAGGAATATAGATATTATTCCTTAATGCAACCTGCAGAACCTGCTCTCCCGGAGAAGCTTCATAAGCTTTTCCATTTAGATAAACTATCATATAGCTATCCTCCAGTATATTTTTATCATTTCATTCTTGCTAAAAAATCTTCTCTGAAATTATTAATTGCGCTGCTGATGGGCATGCAGGGAGATTGTCCCAGGGCACAGAACGATGCTTTAAACATTCCATCTGAGATGCGGATCATTTCATCAAGATCAGATTCTTTGCCCTTGCCGTTACGGATACCGTCTATCAATTTAAACAGCAGGTTAGTGCCCTTGGCACAGGGAATACACTTGCCGCAGGATTCATGCCGGAAGAAACGCAATACGCTCCACAGCATGTCAACCATATCAGCAGAATGGCTCATCACCAGTATGGCTCCAGAACCAAGCACTGCAGCATATTCTTTAAGAGAATTATAATCCATATTCACATCCAGACGCTGATCATTCAAAAATACGCCTGCTGCTCCGCCTACAAGTGCTGCCTTAAAGGTTTTACCTTCTTTCATACCACCGGCATACTGCTGGATAATTGTCCGCAGAGTGGTGCCCATATCAACTTCACACAAACCAGGAAGCCGTACATCACCCATGATCGTATATACCTTAGTTCCAGTACATCCATCCACACCATGATCTGCATACCAGGCAGCTCCATTAGTAATAATTGCTGGAACATTTGCCAATGTCTCCACATTATTGACGACTGTAGGCATCTGCCAGGCTCCAGCTACTCCAGGGAATGGTGGTTTACTGCGAGGAGTTCCACGATTACCTTCCATTGATTCGATCAAGGCTGTTTCTTCTCCACACACATAAGCTCCGGCACCGATCTTAATAAATATATCCAGATCAAAACCGCTGCCAAAGATATTTTCTCCTAATATCCCATAATCCCGTGCCTGCTCAATAGCTTTTTCCAGACGGGAAATACATAATTTATATTCACCGCGAATATAGATATATCCCTTGCTAGCACCAATAGCATAAGCGCACAGCATCACGCCTTCCAGTAATTTATGCGGATCGCCTTCCATGATCAGCCGGTCTTTAAATGTTCCCGGCTCGCCTTCATCGGCATTCACAACCACATATTTCTGCTTTCCCTTGATAGGTGCCGTGAAGCTCCACTTAAGTCCAGCAGGAAATCCTGCTCCACCACGACCCCGCAATCCCGAAGCTTTCACTTCTTCCAGAACTTCCCCAGGCTGCATACTGGTGAGAGCTTTTTCCCAGGCTTCATAACCACCTACTCCCAGATATTCATCAATATTCTCGGGATCGATCACGCCGGAATTGGCTAGTACGATTCTACGCTTATAATTAAAGTCATATTGCCGTAACTGAGTACTATCCAATATCAGTCTATGAACCGGGCGTCCCTTCAGGAAGTGTTCTTCCACGATCTCAGCAATATCTGATTTTTGTAAATTTACATAAGCTGTCTGCTCAGGATACACCATCAGGCTCACGCCTGTGCCAAACAAACCCAAAGTACCTGTCTCTAATATATTGATCTCATCAATTAAATTATTCTTCTGCAGTTCACTTTTTAATATTGCTTCAATTTCTTTCACGCCTGCTGCCAGTGAGGCATCATCTATACCTATCAGGATGTGACTTCTATAAAACTTCATTTCTCACCCCCTTCTCTGTATGATGCTATAATATTTGCAACTTTTGCTTCGGTAAGGTCACCAAAAACGTCTTCGTTAATCATCATCACTGGTGCATTACCACACACGCCGAGGCAGGCGCAAAGCTCCAGCGTAAATAATCCGTCAGCTGTTGTCTCACCTATTTTAACTTGCAAAAGCTCGCGCAATTGCCGTAAAATGTTCTCTGAACCTTTCAGAAAACAAGGTGGTGACTCACATAACCGGATAATGTTTTTACCCCG is a window of Candidatus Stygibacter australis DNA encoding:
- the nuoF gene encoding NADH-quinone oxidoreductase subunit NuoF, with amino-acid sequence MKFYRSHILIGIDDASLAAGVKEIEAILKSELQKNNLIDEINILETGTLGLFGTGVSLMVYPEQTAYVNLQKSDIAEIVEEHFLKGRPVHRLILDSTQLRQYDFNYKRRIVLANSGVIDPENIDEYLGVGGYEAWEKALTSMQPGEVLEEVKASGLRGRGGAGFPAGLKWSFTAPIKGKQKYVVVNADEGEPGTFKDRLIMEGDPHKLLEGVMLCAYAIGASKGYIYIRGEYKLCISRLEKAIEQARDYGILGENIFGSGFDLDIFIKIGAGAYVCGEETALIESMEGNRGTPRSKPPFPGVAGAWQMPTVVNNVETLANVPAIITNGAAWYADHGVDGCTGTKVYTIMGDVRLPGLCEVDMGTTLRTIIQQYAGGMKEGKTFKAALVGGAAGVFLNDQRLDVNMDYNSLKEYAAVLGSGAILVMSHSADMVDMLWSVLRFFRHESCGKCIPCAKGTNLLFKLIDGIRNGKGKESDLDEMIRISDGMFKASFCALGQSPCMPISSAINNFREDFLARMK
- the nuoE gene encoding NADH-quinone oxidoreductase subunit NuoE, which produces MYEQIFGKYAPKKENLIYILHEIQDHHPQHYISEEAIGIVAEYLSISVSHIQGVITFYSMFSTKPRGKNIIRLCESPPCFLKGSENILRQLRELLQVKIGETTADGLFTLELCACLGVCGNAPVMMINEDVFGDLTEAKVANIIASYREGGEK